The following are encoded in a window of Treponema rectale genomic DNA:
- a CDS encoding ParA family protein — protein sequence MGKVFVFVNQKGGVGKTTSSINIGAYIAVAGKKVLLVDFDSQGNMSSGVGVSKEKPTIYELMAETATAEQAIKHTKVANLDVISASIDLAGAAMELVNQQDRNFFLKRVLDPIRDKYDYILVDCPPSLGMLTLNGLCAADEVLVPMQCEYFALEGITLLLQTIQQVQKGLNSSLKIGGIFFTMYDSRTRLAQDVVMQVKSYFKDVVFNTIIPRNIRLSEAPSHGEPICLYDPNCIGAKSYQKLAEEVINRG from the coding sequence ATGGGAAAAGTATTTGTATTTGTTAATCAGAAGGGTGGGGTTGGAAAAACAACTTCTTCCATAAATATCGGTGCCTATATTGCTGTAGCCGGCAAGAAAGTTCTGCTTGTTGATTTTGACTCTCAGGGCAATATGTCCAGCGGTGTAGGGGTCAGCAAGGAAAAACCTACTATTTACGAACTGATGGCAGAAACTGCTACTGCTGAACAGGCAATCAAACATACTAAGGTTGCAAATCTTGATGTTATCAGTGCTTCCATAGATCTTGCAGGTGCTGCAATGGAACTTGTAAACCAGCAGGACCGTAACTTTTTCTTAAAGCGGGTTCTTGATCCGATCCGTGACAAATACGACTACATTCTTGTTGACTGTCCGCCTTCTTTGGGAATGCTTACTCTTAACGGACTTTGTGCAGCAGATGAAGTGCTTGTTCCTATGCAGTGCGAATACTTTGCTCTTGAAGGAATTACCCTTCTTCTTCAGACAATTCAGCAGGTTCAGAAAGGACTTAATTCTTCTCTTAAAATCGGCGGTATTTTCTTTACAATGTATGACAGCCGTACTCGTCTTGCTCAGGATGTAGTAATGCAGGTTAAGAGTTATTTTAAGGACGTTGTCTTCAATACTATCATTCCTAGAAATATCCGTCTTTCAGAAGCGCCGTCTCATGGGGAACCGATTTGTCTTTATGATCCAAACTGTATCGGTGCTAAGAGTTATCAGAAACTTGCGGAAGAGGTGATTAATCGTGGCTAA
- a CDS encoding type II toxin-antitoxin system prevent-host-death family antitoxin: MIAIKPVSDLRNYNEVLQDVADESPVFLTKNGRGCYAVISIKDYEKLTATKTLFAELKKGEDSAKEKGWLSTKDVRSMVGL, translated from the coding sequence ATGATTGCAATAAAACCGGTTTCAGATTTGCGAAATTATAATGAAGTTCTGCAGGATGTAGCAGATGAATCTCCTGTTTTTCTCACAAAAAATGGACGAGGTTGCTATGCAGTGATTTCAATAAAGGATTATGAAAAACTTACAGCTACAAAAACTTTATTTGCTGAACTTAAAAAAGGAGAAGATTCCGCAAAAGAAAAAGGCTGGCTTAGCACAAAAGATGTTCGTTCGATGGTAGGACTCTGA
- a CDS encoding ParB/RepB/Spo0J family partition protein, with the protein MAKKGGLGAGMGAVFASEGMSPDSINDIIHGGTSSEKPEASLLHAAEGASSLRTGVQIKPNLPAGVYADENGTLWVDPNLLKPNPRQPRQYFNEDELKELAESIKQEGVLSPIMIEDAEDGTFYIIAGERRTRASRLAGLKRVPVQLRKYSDVKKLEVALIENIQRTDLNPVEEAQAYYKLMEIGNLTQDEVAQRVGKNRSTVANCLRLLKLPEDIQRALIEGELTSGHARALLSVENAADQRILFAKIMGQGMSVREAESYARDMKDAHQKLPVGQSKVQDNRDPNYIALEQAIIESLGTKVQLKGNFDKGSITISYFSKDDLDRIYNLLIK; encoded by the coding sequence GTGGCTAAAAAAGGCGGTCTTGGTGCCGGAATGGGTGCCGTTTTTGCAAGCGAAGGTATGTCTCCTGATTCAATTAACGATATTATTCACGGAGGAACTTCTTCTGAAAAACCTGAGGCTTCCCTGCTTCATGCTGCAGAGGGGGCTTCTTCCCTGAGGACTGGAGTTCAGATAAAACCAAATCTTCCTGCCGGTGTATATGCTGACGAAAATGGAACTTTGTGGGTTGATCCTAATCTGTTAAAACCGAATCCGCGACAGCCGCGTCAGTATTTTAATGAGGATGAACTTAAGGAACTTGCTGAATCAATCAAGCAGGAAGGCGTTTTGTCTCCTATTATGATTGAAGATGCAGAAGACGGAACCTTCTATATTATTGCAGGTGAACGCCGTACCAGGGCTTCCCGTCTTGCAGGCCTTAAGAGGGTTCCTGTTCAGCTTAGAAAATATTCTGACGTAAAGAAACTTGAAGTTGCACTTATCGAAAATATTCAGCGTACGGATCTTAATCCTGTTGAAGAGGCCCAGGCTTATTACAAGCTGATGGAAATCGGAAACCTTACTCAGGATGAAGTTGCCCAGCGTGTCGGAAAGAACCGTTCGACTGTTGCAAACTGTCTGCGACTTCTCAAGCTTCCTGAAGATATTCAGAGGGCTCTTATTGAAGGTGAACTTACTTCAGGTCATGCCCGTGCACTGCTGAGTGTTGAGAATGCTGCGGATCAGAGAATTCTTTTTGCAAAGATAATGGGACAGGGAATGTCTGTTCGTGAAGCAGAATCTTATGCCCGTGACATGAAAGATGCTCATCAGAAACTTCCTGTGGGACAGAGTAAGGTTCAGGATAATCGTGATCCTAATTACATTGCTCTTGAACAGGCAATAATTGAATCTCTTGGAACAAAGGTTCAGTTAAAAGGAAACTTCGATAAAGGAAGCATTACTATCAGTTATTTCAGCAAAGATGACCTTGATAGAATTTATAATCTTCTGATTAAGTAA
- a CDS encoding phosphoribosylaminoimidazolesuccinocarboxamide synthase, with the protein MKKIISGKVREVYDLEDGRMVIVTTDRISAFDVILPTMITDKGKVLNALSNFWFGLTKDIVKNHMISSDLKDMPAEFQKSEYEGRTILVKKLKMIPYEVIVRGYMFGSMYEAYKKGEPFLGHSFDKKYEQAEKLEEPIVTPSTKAAEGHDINVTFDYMKKDLGEELATKIQNAALAIYKKCYDHAYKNGIIIADTKFEFGLDENGELVLGDEVLTPDSSRFWNLDTYKTGTSPASYDKQFVRDWLKDNNLAGDPNIKSIPEDVVAKTSALYHECVKKITGKDL; encoded by the coding sequence ATGAAAAAAATTATCAGTGGAAAAGTTCGTGAAGTTTACGATCTTGAAGACGGAAGAATGGTTATCGTTACGACAGACCGCATCAGCGCATTTGACGTAATCCTTCCTACCATGATTACAGACAAAGGAAAGGTTCTTAATGCCCTTTCAAATTTCTGGTTCGGTCTTACAAAAGATATCGTAAAGAATCACATGATTTCTTCAGACCTTAAAGACATGCCTGCAGAATTCCAGAAAAGTGAATACGAAGGACGCACAATCCTCGTAAAGAAACTTAAGATGATTCCTTATGAAGTAATCGTACGCGGATACATGTTCGGTTCAATGTATGAGGCATACAAAAAAGGTGAACCATTCCTCGGACACAGTTTTGACAAAAAATACGAACAGGCAGAAAAACTTGAAGAGCCTATCGTTACCCCTTCAACAAAAGCAGCAGAAGGTCATGATATCAACGTAACTTTTGACTACATGAAAAAAGACCTTGGTGAAGAACTGGCAACTAAGATTCAGAATGCTGCTCTTGCAATTTACAAAAAATGCTACGACCATGCTTACAAAAACGGAATCATCATTGCCGATACAAAGTTTGAATTCGGTCTTGATGAAAACGGAGAGCTGGTTCTTGGCGATGAAGTTCTTACTCCAGACTCAAGCCGCTTCTGGAATCTTGATACCTACAAAACAGGAACAAGTCCTGCAAGCTATGACAAGCAGTTTGTACGCGACTGGCTTAAAGACAATAACCTTGCCGGAGATCCTAACATTAAATCAATTCCGGAAGATGTTGTTGCAAAGACAAGCGCACTCTATCATGAATGCGTTAAAAAAATTACTGGAAAAGACCTCTAG
- a CDS encoding ATP-grasp domain-containing protein, which yields MNIVFFSTSAIHFEKEKLKVTQIPSCKENFDAIVKRFPEHKFFCVTQKPGDFLLDLDGSELKEKCEGVTYIVDSGISAEETAAAVLKCNPDIAIAATFWTVPFDWQGMKDSMTAEILERNGVKVFAHPVKSSLVCFDKARTHEVLQKAGIDVAPSVYVNHQLFWCAGNKGKVRENVYKDSVLFEIAKLKFPVVIKDTTGLSSYGMEVCTSFDEVKRFLCSKRNNSDRVVEQLICGQQFGTEVYCGQKDCIVFNPLEFSVNKYGITSPKLSIKKGPVTDEKYKIGELKVLLKKIAAELKLSGVFQVDLVFSEGRWFVIEINPRLSGMSWTYAAALKKSPVELLLENALGLLKEKDVNGKMMHAVNFKLPLQEKDTLKNISGRKHVCYVHQIENLAARQEREKGYLEVVLCSDDMADIEKEYVSIKSEFEKVS from the coding sequence GTGAATATAGTTTTTTTCAGTACAAGTGCAATTCATTTTGAAAAAGAAAAACTTAAGGTTACTCAGATTCCTTCCTGTAAAGAAAACTTTGATGCAATAGTAAAGCGTTTTCCTGAACATAAATTTTTTTGTGTTACCCAGAAGCCCGGTGATTTTCTTCTGGATCTTGACGGAAGTGAACTTAAAGAAAAATGTGAAGGGGTTACTTATATTGTTGACAGCGGAATCTCTGCGGAAGAGACGGCAGCTGCTGTCCTGAAGTGTAATCCGGATATTGCCATAGCTGCGACTTTCTGGACGGTTCCTTTTGACTGGCAGGGAATGAAGGATTCTATGACTGCAGAAATTCTTGAGCGCAATGGAGTTAAGGTTTTTGCTCATCCTGTAAAAAGTTCTCTCGTATGTTTTGATAAGGCCCGGACTCATGAAGTTTTGCAAAAGGCCGGTATTGATGTTGCTCCTTCCGTTTATGTTAATCATCAGCTTTTCTGGTGTGCGGGCAATAAAGGAAAAGTTCGGGAGAATGTATATAAAGATTCCGTTCTGTTTGAAATTGCAAAGCTTAAGTTTCCTGTGGTGATAAAGGATACAACAGGATTAAGTTCTTACGGAATGGAAGTGTGTACGTCTTTTGATGAAGTAAAAAGATTTTTATGTTCAAAAAGAAATAACTCTGACCGTGTCGTAGAACAGCTTATCTGTGGTCAGCAGTTTGGGACGGAAGTTTATTGCGGACAAAAGGACTGCATTGTTTTTAATCCCCTGGAGTTTTCTGTAAACAAATATGGAATAACCAGTCCGAAGCTGAGTATAAAAAAAGGTCCAGTAACGGATGAAAAATATAAGATTGGAGAACTGAAAGTTCTTTTAAAAAAGATTGCAGCAGAATTAAAACTGAGCGGAGTGTTTCAGGTTGATCTGGTTTTCAGTGAAGGCAGGTGGTTTGTCATTGAGATAAATCCCCGGTTAAGCGGAATGAGCTGGACTTATGCCGCTGCATTAAAAAAATCTCCGGTGGAACTTCTCCTTGAGAATGCTCTTGGACTTTTGAAGGAAAAGGATGTCAACGGAAAAATGATGCATGCCGTTAATTTTAAGCTTCCCCTTCAGGAGAAAGATACGTTAAAAAATATAAGCGGCAGAAAACATGTGTGCTATGTGCATCAGATAGAAAATCTTGCAGCCAGGCAGGAGAGGGAAAAAGGCTATCTTGAAGTTGTGCTGTGCAGTGATGATATGGCTGATATAGAAAAGGAATATGTTTCCATAAAAAGCGAATTTGAAAAGGTGAGTTGA
- a CDS encoding GTP pyrophosphokinase — protein MDKELVVKNAMGGMSDFTPAKVINTALEFQQLLMLYESGIKQITTKFEILEDEFESKHQRNPISTISSRIKDPLSIAEKLQRKGLDLTIDNMVNRLHDIAGIRVTCPFVSDVYHVMQMLLNQEDIKLIKMKDYIKEPKSNGYRSLHVIVKVGVYFSDQKREIPVEIQIRTIAMDFWASLEHQLHYKKDYSMPDDVDVELKNIADTIWNTDSRMQKLAKNIPGFVEYGPES, from the coding sequence ATGGATAAAGAACTTGTAGTAAAGAATGCCATGGGTGGAATGTCGGATTTTACCCCTGCAAAAGTAATAAATACAGCCCTTGAGTTTCAGCAGCTTCTTATGCTGTATGAAAGCGGAATCAAGCAGATTACAACGAAGTTTGAAATTCTTGAGGATGAATTTGAAAGCAAGCATCAGCGTAATCCTATAAGTACGATTTCCAGCAGGATAAAAGACCCTTTGAGTATTGCAGAAAAACTTCAGCGTAAGGGACTGGATCTTACCATAGACAATATGGTGAACCGTCTTCATGATATAGCCGGAATCCGCGTAACCTGTCCTTTTGTAAGTGATGTTTATCACGTAATGCAGATGCTTTTGAATCAGGAAGACATCAAGCTGATAAAAATGAAGGACTATATTAAGGAACCGAAATCTAACGGATACAGAAGCCTTCATGTAATTGTAAAAGTAGGCGTTTATTTTAGTGACCAGAAGCGGGAAATTCCTGTTGAAATTCAGATCCGTACTATTGCCATGGATTTCTGGGCCAGTCTTGAACATCAGCTTCATTATAAAAAGGATTATTCAATGCCGGATGATGTTGATGTGGAATTGAAGAATATTGCCGATACAATCTGGAATACTGACAGCAGGATGCAGAAACTTGCAAAGAATATTCCCGGATTTGTGGAATATGGTCCTGAATCATAA
- the purE gene encoding 5-(carboxyamino)imidazole ribonucleotide mutase, producing the protein MQVAIFFGSKSDTETMKKAAAVLKEYGVDYKAHILSAHRSGELLAQTVRQVEKEGAKVIIAGAGLSAALPGVISSLTVLPVIGVPLECVTPGVSNGLGGMDALLSVVQMPPQIPVASVGINNAKNAAYLALQILALNDESLRKRLVEFREGLAKNAVSGLNVDL; encoded by the coding sequence ATGCAAGTCGCAATATTTTTCGGTTCTAAATCCGACACAGAAACAATGAAAAAGGCCGCCGCTGTTCTTAAAGAATACGGCGTGGATTACAAGGCACACATCCTGTCCGCACACCGCTCAGGAGAACTTCTTGCCCAGACAGTGCGTCAGGTAGAAAAAGAAGGTGCAAAGGTCATTATAGCAGGTGCCGGTTTAAGTGCCGCCCTTCCTGGTGTAATTTCAAGTCTTACCGTTCTTCCTGTTATCGGCGTTCCTCTGGAATGCGTAACTCCCGGAGTTTCTAACGGGCTTGGGGGAATGGATGCTCTTCTTTCTGTAGTACAGATGCCTCCTCAAATTCCTGTTGCAAGCGTAGGAATAAATAATGCTAAAAATGCGGCTTACCTTGCACTTCAGATTCTTGCACTTAATGATGAATCTTTAAGAAAGCGTCTCGTTGAATTCCGTGAAGGTCTTGCAAAAAATGCAGTTTCCGGCTTAAACGTAGATCTGTAA
- a CDS encoding putative toxin-antitoxin system toxin component, PIN family: protein MKHPIVIDTNVVLSALQSKNGKSFGLISKIGSGLFDFAISVPLILEYEAILKNHLDRNIFSDSDIEDFIDYICSVGIRTKIFYLWRPYLRDPFDDHVLELAINAGAETIVTFNKKDFQEAETLGIKIKTPKEFLEEMEV from the coding sequence ATGAAACATCCTATCGTAATCGATACAAATGTAGTTCTGTCAGCTTTGCAAAGCAAAAACGGAAAATCATTTGGATTGATTTCAAAAATTGGTAGTGGTTTATTTGACTTTGCAATTTCAGTTCCACTTATTTTGGAATATGAGGCAATCTTGAAAAATCACCTTGACAGAAATATTTTTTCAGACTCCGACATTGAAGATTTTATTGACTACATTTGTAGTGTCGGAATTAGAACGAAAATATTTTATCTTTGGAGACCTTATTTGCGAGATCCGTTTGATGACCATGTTCTTGAACTTGCAATAAACGCAGGAGCAGAAACAATTGTTACCTTTAATAAGAAAGACTTTCAGGAAGCAGAGACTTTAGGAATAAAGATTAAGACCCCAAAAGAATTTTTGGAAGAAATGGAGGTGTAA
- a CDS encoding pseudouridine synthase translates to MPFLERTDVILARRGFSTNKKIRRFLQRNVFEVNGIRILTGGTRINLFEDSITINGIPSDLRPDIYIMMNKKSGCICSNNRDSNLKTNPPLVFQDIPQELKDEAEKFNLGTLHTVGRLDADTEGLLIITTNGDYSHRITIPEFHCDKTYYLKLKNPCSEEEQKEYIKKCSEGFFIEAEHNYTSAGYKPAFTCKPSVLSFISSDECTLTISEGKFHQVKRMIKTLGNHVSYLKRTVMGNLHLDPALLPGQWRHMTQEEILSVLK, encoded by the coding sequence ATGCCGTTTTTAGAACGAACTGATGTTATACTTGCAAGAAGAGGTTTTTCTACCAACAAAAAAATCCGCCGTTTTCTTCAGCGTAATGTTTTTGAAGTAAACGGCATCAGGATTTTAACCGGCGGTACAAGAATCAATCTTTTTGAAGATTCAATAACTATAAACGGCATTCCTTCTGATTTACGGCCTGACATCTACATCATGATGAACAAAAAGTCAGGCTGTATATGTTCAAACAACAGAGATTCAAATTTAAAAACAAATCCTCCTTTAGTTTTTCAGGATATTCCACAAGAGTTAAAAGATGAAGCAGAAAAATTTAATCTGGGAACTTTGCATACAGTCGGACGGCTGGATGCTGATACAGAAGGGCTTCTTATAATTACGACAAACGGTGACTACAGCCACAGAATTACCATACCGGAATTTCACTGTGACAAAACCTATTATTTAAAACTTAAAAATCCCTGCTCCGAAGAAGAACAGAAAGAATACATAAAAAAATGCAGCGAAGGATTTTTTATAGAAGCAGAGCACAATTATACTTCTGCAGGTTACAAGCCGGCCTTTACCTGCAAGCCTTCAGTACTGAGTTTTATTTCTTCCGATGAATGCACCCTTACAATCAGCGAAGGAAAATTTCATCAGGTAAAACGCATGATAAAAACCTTAGGCAATCACGTTTCTTACCTTAAGCGTACTGTTATGGGAAACCTGCACCTGGACCCCGCCCTTCTTCCAGGACAGTGGAGGCACATGACGCAGGAAGAAATCCTGAGTGTGCTGAAATAA
- a CDS encoding class I SAM-dependent methyltransferase, with the protein MILSITFSKPVKNIQEQELLDRDYIKIRIQKNPSSSLTAKAAYSAEFFTQKQAFHKSMTQAEAEDFYKKHAGTTFKNTVCRTESEEITTMANRHGEIKTITKKLSARDATKENNKSLFNKKKNYILQEGIPVPFLVKLGVMTKEGKVIAQKYDKFRQINRFLEFIDDIIPDVTKLCTGDTGFTEERPLHIADFGCGKSYLTFAVYYFLKELKKIPVEITGLDLKEDVIKECSSLAKEFGYTGLNFYIGDAAEFSYKNPPDIMITLHACDTATDYALNYAAGHDAKAILSVPCCQHEINLQLEKTKLTEDSPFASLNRWGIIRERFAALATDALRGELLEQAGYSVQMLEFIDMSHTPKNILIRAVKKQGQANQEAAEKSLVRSKSLLKELKAEQTLVKLLQK; encoded by the coding sequence ATGATTTTAAGCATTACGTTTTCTAAGCCTGTAAAAAATATTCAGGAACAGGAACTGTTAGACAGAGACTATATAAAAATCCGCATTCAGAAAAATCCGTCCTCTTCACTTACTGCAAAAGCAGCTTATAGCGCAGAATTCTTTACCCAGAAACAGGCCTTTCATAAAAGTATGACACAGGCAGAAGCAGAAGACTTTTACAAAAAACATGCAGGTACAACTTTTAAAAATACTGTATGCCGTACAGAATCAGAAGAAATAACAACCATGGCAAACCGTCACGGAGAAATTAAAACAATCACTAAAAAACTTTCTGCCCGGGACGCCACTAAAGAAAATAATAAAAGCCTTTTTAACAAAAAGAAAAACTATATTTTACAGGAAGGGATTCCTGTTCCTTTTCTTGTAAAGCTTGGAGTTATGACTAAAGAAGGAAAAGTCATTGCACAGAAATATGACAAGTTCCGTCAGATAAACCGCTTTCTTGAATTTATAGATGATATAATTCCGGATGTAACAAAACTTTGCACAGGCGATACTGGCTTTACAGAAGAACGCCCCCTGCACATAGCAGACTTTGGCTGCGGAAAATCCTACCTTACCTTTGCAGTTTACTATTTTTTAAAAGAGCTAAAAAAAATTCCTGTAGAAATTACAGGCCTTGATCTTAAAGAAGATGTAATAAAAGAATGCTCTTCTCTTGCAAAAGAATTCGGTTACACCGGGCTTAATTTTTATATAGGAGACGCTGCAGAGTTCAGTTATAAAAATCCACCGGACATAATGATAACCCTTCATGCCTGTGACACTGCAACTGACTATGCCCTTAACTATGCTGCAGGTCACGATGCAAAAGCAATTCTCAGCGTACCCTGCTGTCAGCACGAAATTAACCTTCAGCTGGAAAAAACAAAACTTACGGAAGACAGTCCCTTTGCAAGCCTTAACCGCTGGGGCATAATCCGGGAACGCTTTGCAGCTCTGGCAACAGATGCCCTCAGGGGAGAACTTCTTGAACAGGCAGGTTACTCAGTACAGATGCTTGAGTTTATAGACATGAGCCATACTCCCAAAAACATACTTATCCGTGCAGTAAAAAAACAGGGTCAGGCAAATCAGGAAGCAGCAGAAAAAAGTCTCGTCCGAAGCAAAAGCCTTCTGAAAGAACTCAAAGCAGAACAGACACTTGTAAAGCTTTTGCAAAAATAA
- a CDS encoding type II toxin-antitoxin system RelE/ParE family toxin has protein sequence MFTVEVSPQAAQDLLEIKNYIETELQNSIAAHNTVEKIVETYEDLANYPEIGIPVERYVSFPTDYKFVLANNYSIFYRIEDEFVKVIRIMYSRRDFVRILFGDNENT, from the coding sequence ATGTTTACTGTAGAAGTTTCACCACAGGCGGCACAAGATTTGCTCGAAATAAAAAACTATATCGAAACTGAATTGCAGAATTCTATTGCAGCCCATAATACTGTAGAGAAAATTGTAGAAACCTATGAAGATTTAGCAAACTATCCAGAAATAGGGATTCCTGTAGAAAGATATGTTTCATTTCCAACGGATTATAAATTTGTTCTTGCAAATAATTATTCTATTTTTTACAGAATAGAAGATGAGTTTGTAAAAGTAATAAGAATTATGTATTCAAGGCGAGATTTTGTAAGAATCTTGTTTGGTGATAATGAGAACACATAA
- a CDS encoding tRNA 2-thiocytidine biosynthesis TtcA family protein: MANPYIYSLIDKAVYDYSLIEKGDRILIGASGGKDSTALIEYFASRKLRKNSDFEFTALHIQSEFGGPIPENIRMLFEKWNVDFKKIEIDVQGRLAEGKKMSCYWCSSQRRKELLVYAKEHGYNKIALGHHLDDILATVIMNALQKAELSTMIPKLKLENFPVTFIRPLCYTPEDVIIEHAKETGYYGFTCTCTFQDNSARKAARKKLDYLTDGDRILKEHLFNALRKIKPEYLP, from the coding sequence GTGGCAAATCCGTATATTTACAGTTTGATAGATAAAGCTGTTTATGATTATTCTCTTATAGAAAAAGGAGACCGAATTCTTATAGGTGCTTCCGGCGGAAAGGATTCTACTGCACTCATAGAATATTTTGCTTCGAGAAAACTTCGTAAGAATTCAGATTTTGAATTTACAGCCCTTCATATTCAGTCAGAATTCGGCGGTCCGATTCCTGAAAACATACGTATGCTTTTTGAAAAGTGGAATGTTGATTTTAAGAAAATAGAAATTGATGTTCAGGGACGGCTTGCGGAAGGAAAAAAAATGAGCTGTTACTGGTGTTCCAGCCAGCGCCGTAAGGAACTTCTGGTTTATGCAAAGGAACACGGTTATAATAAGATTGCACTGGGACATCATCTGGATGATATTCTTGCTACAGTTATAATGAATGCACTTCAGAAGGCTGAGCTCAGTACGATGATTCCTAAGCTTAAGCTTGAAAATTTTCCTGTGACATTTATCAGGCCTTTGTGCTATACCCCTGAGGATGTAATAATCGAGCATGCAAAAGAAACGGGGTATTACGGTTTTACCTGTACCTGCACTTTTCAGGATAATAGTGCCAGAAAAGCAGCAAGAAAAAAACTTGATTATCTTACGGACGGGGACCGTATTCTGAAGGAACATCTTTTTAACGCTCTTCGTAAAATAAAACCGGAGTATCTTCCGTGA